From one Verrucomicrobiota bacterium genomic stretch:
- a CDS encoding insulinase family protein: MWKNSPRIRVVLQQFLLLGSCIVAFVGCQSTRHSQTAFSLAAKIPSDPEIHYGRLSNGFRYAVMRHPYPKDRIATMLHVDAGSAMEDEDERGFAHFLEHAVFRRSKHFPNGDLNKQMEQLGVAYGPELNAGTGPFCTQYHVDLVINNTASLDAAMEWYRDICDGLQFTDDDLNQERGAVLSEKRDKKNVDERHTKFLFNRILPDLRLTQRIPNIGKRRTIEQCTAEKLMRFHDHWYTPGRLFFVAVGDLDVDTMEQRIRDTFESLPATPSAPDPDWGTVHPKPPQFIHYSNRDIQQTSLSLSIFSPTRCLIYDKKTSQYCQTMNWALGVLAERLSNKRHDSGLFLGGSSQYAGNFFKSKFDCVEIDIECQLEHWEECLTILEQEFRRLKQHGVTEQELARQKRQSILAAQQNLNAAKTRFSAALAEQIADAHSIRWPVPSLQTKLELVQQQAQIITPEDCKKVIQELESNLVIELMTNKQGPSLENELKAVWEKSQQVPVEAHDELAPPPFAYHKNEKDPLPPLHTETHLEDLDVMQLTLDNGVRVNLKNVGLKDDEVLVNVNIGQAYGTSAYQPQLDLSTSIYLDASLICGGLKKHSWRELYKIIEEQCVSIGFSASLTNLSFSGSSDTAHVPFLLELITAYLQEPALEERAWSDTQEQMKIAFDNQTGKPGAILRNAYTQWIASNQDLFGLPDREVFFSKKREDALATAVEIFKHAPIEVTVVGDIDTVSIKEQIQRTLGTLLKRDMPQEAEKIHLTLPQQKDTQIFEFDNDESRSILAINFPTIDKRDFAENRRLAIVADLLNNRIMDQVREKDGQIYGVRVQNRPTNFENYGRMEILMSIHPEAAEKLQSQVLKIIETFKASPVTAEELARVTRPIQTGIPRMLNSNGFWLNTLSDCQKFPRDIEALRTIETYLADITPEVVQKTAQKYLNDPVCAVIRRKAPTPEEASKPTSSTPESNPKSE; the protein is encoded by the coding sequence ATGTGGAAGAATTCTCCTAGGATTCGAGTCGTACTCCAACAATTTCTCTTATTGGGATCCTGTATCGTAGCGTTTGTCGGATGCCAATCGACAAGGCATTCTCAAACGGCATTTTCTCTCGCTGCAAAAATCCCTTCCGACCCTGAAATTCACTATGGCCGCCTTTCGAATGGATTTCGTTACGCTGTTATGCGGCATCCTTACCCCAAGGATCGGATCGCGACCATGCTTCACGTTGATGCGGGATCGGCCATGGAAGACGAAGATGAGCGGGGGTTTGCGCACTTTTTGGAACACGCGGTATTTCGACGCTCAAAACACTTTCCCAATGGCGACCTCAACAAACAAATGGAACAGCTTGGTGTCGCGTACGGTCCCGAATTGAATGCAGGCACAGGGCCTTTTTGCACCCAATACCATGTCGATTTGGTCATTAATAATACGGCCAGTCTGGACGCGGCCATGGAGTGGTATCGTGACATTTGTGATGGCCTGCAATTTACCGATGACGACCTCAATCAGGAGCGTGGTGCAGTGCTTTCGGAAAAACGCGATAAAAAAAACGTTGATGAGCGACATACAAAATTTTTGTTCAACCGAATACTCCCCGATTTGCGGCTGACACAACGCATCCCTAATATTGGTAAGCGCCGGACTATTGAGCAATGTACTGCCGAAAAGTTGATGCGTTTTCATGATCACTGGTACACACCCGGACGCTTGTTCTTTGTTGCCGTCGGTGATCTTGATGTCGACACCATGGAGCAACGTATTCGGGATACGTTTGAAAGTCTACCAGCAACACCGTCTGCACCAGATCCTGACTGGGGAACGGTTCATCCAAAACCACCGCAGTTTATACACTACTCAAACCGTGATATTCAACAAACAAGTCTGTCACTTTCCATATTTTCTCCAACACGTTGCTTAATCTACGACAAGAAAACGAGTCAGTATTGCCAGACTATGAATTGGGCTTTGGGAGTCCTCGCAGAGCGGCTCAGCAATAAACGTCATGACAGCGGACTTTTCCTAGGAGGAAGCTCGCAATATGCCGGAAATTTTTTTAAATCGAAATTCGATTGTGTCGAAATCGATATTGAATGTCAGTTGGAGCATTGGGAGGAGTGTCTGACGATTTTAGAGCAGGAATTCCGTCGACTCAAGCAGCATGGGGTCACGGAACAAGAGCTTGCGCGCCAGAAACGGCAAAGTATCCTGGCTGCACAACAAAACCTTAACGCCGCAAAAACACGTTTTTCGGCTGCACTTGCAGAGCAGATCGCCGATGCCCATAGCATTCGTTGGCCCGTTCCTTCACTTCAGACGAAACTCGAACTTGTTCAACAACAGGCACAAATTATAACACCCGAAGACTGCAAAAAGGTCATTCAAGAACTTGAATCCAACCTCGTCATCGAATTAATGACTAATAAACAAGGTCCTTCTCTCGAAAACGAGTTAAAGGCAGTTTGGGAAAAATCTCAACAAGTCCCTGTTGAAGCACACGACGAACTAGCGCCGCCGCCTTTTGCATATCACAAAAATGAAAAAGATCCGCTTCCGCCTTTACACACCGAAACCCATCTAGAAGACCTCGATGTCATGCAGCTAACGCTCGATAATGGTGTTCGCGTGAATCTGAAAAATGTCGGGTTAAAAGACGATGAAGTCCTCGTCAACGTCAACATCGGTCAAGCCTACGGAACCAGCGCCTATCAACCTCAATTAGATCTGTCGACCTCGATTTACCTGGATGCGAGTCTTATTTGTGGCGGGCTAAAAAAGCATTCTTGGAGAGAACTTTATAAAATTATTGAGGAGCAGTGCGTCAGTATTGGATTTTCCGCAAGCCTAACCAATCTCTCTTTTTCCGGGAGTAGCGATACAGCACACGTTCCTTTTCTTCTAGAGCTCATCACGGCCTATCTTCAAGAACCGGCGCTCGAGGAACGCGCTTGGAGCGATACCCAGGAACAAATGAAGATTGCATTCGATAACCAAACCGGGAAACCAGGCGCCATCTTGCGGAACGCCTATACGCAATGGATCGCGAGCAATCAGGATCTTTTTGGCCTCCCCGATCGTGAAGTATTTTTCTCGAAAAAGCGCGAAGATGCACTGGCAACCGCTGTCGAAATTTTCAAACATGCTCCCATCGAAGTAACCGTTGTTGGCGATATTGATACCGTTTCTATTAAAGAACAAATTCAACGTACGTTAGGGACGCTTCTCAAACGCGACATGCCGCAAGAGGCTGAGAAAATTCACCTCACACTTCCGCAACAAAAGGATACCCAAATTTTTGAATTCGATAACGATGAATCGCGCTCAATTTTGGCCATTAATTTTCCAACGATTGATAAACGTGATTTTGCCGAAAACCGTCGGCTAGCGATTGTTGCCGACCTTCTCAACAACCGCATCATGGATCAAGTGCGAGAGAAAGACGGGCAAATTTACGGGGTACGGGTCCAAAATCGCCCTACGAATTTCGAAAACTATGGACGAATGGAAATCCTGATGTCGATTCACCCCGAGGCAGCGGAAAAACTTCAATCCCAGGTCCTTAAAATTATTGAAACATTTAAAGCTTCACCCGTCACAGCGGAAGAGCTCGCACGCGTTACACGCCCGATTCAGACGGGAATTCCCCGGATGTTAAATTCTAATGGATTTTGGCTTAATACGCTCTCTGACTGTCAAAAATTCCCAAGAGACATCGAAGCACTGCGCACAATTGAGACCTATCTCGCCGATATCACACCGGAAGTCGTCCAAAAAACGGCTCAGAAGTACCTCAATGACCCTGTTTGTGCCGTTATTCGAAGAAAAGCGCCAACTCCCGAAGAAGCAAGTAAACCAACCAGTTCAACTCCGGAATCCAATCCAAAGTCTGAATAG
- the alr gene encoding alanine racemase yields the protein MRGVLRVDLRALGENVRKIRQYLPQNCQYISVLKANAYGLGAVKIAQFLERGSLVDGFAMANVDEALKLRVANIRLPIYILSPVLPDEMPLLFEANLIPLVSFREEVDRLELLAEERERSLAIHIKIDTGMGRSGVWYGKVDDFAYYIRTHCPHLRIAGYATHYSSTATDPDFTAVQHQRFLAAIPDENSSELLLHASSSFGIGASFTKGTNAVRIGALQYAIPEGELVKLLHLETVATFYGFVTGIKWVPKGCRIGYDQTYQLKRDTKIALISLGYVDGVAVQLSNRGHVDINGWRCPIVGRISMDQAMVDVTDGVKIQIGDQAIFFGKGGPTLDEFAADADLPTRLCLCQISDRVTRCYV from the coding sequence ATGCGCGGAGTGCTTCGTGTTGATTTGCGAGCTCTTGGGGAAAATGTTCGAAAAATTCGGCAATATTTGCCCCAAAACTGCCAATATATCTCTGTTTTAAAGGCGAATGCCTATGGTCTGGGAGCCGTAAAGATTGCACAGTTTTTAGAACGTGGGTCATTGGTTGACGGGTTTGCGATGGCGAATGTTGACGAGGCACTTAAGCTTCGTGTCGCGAATATACGTCTTCCAATTTACATTTTGAGCCCTGTGTTACCCGATGAGATGCCATTGCTTTTTGAAGCGAACCTTATTCCATTGGTTTCGTTCCGAGAGGAGGTCGATCGGCTAGAACTACTGGCTGAAGAAAGAGAGCGATCTCTGGCAATCCATATAAAAATTGATACTGGAATGGGACGATCGGGCGTTTGGTACGGCAAGGTCGACGATTTTGCTTACTACATTCGAACGCATTGTCCTCATTTGCGGATCGCAGGATATGCGACACACTATTCTTCGACGGCTACCGATCCCGATTTTACAGCGGTACAACACCAACGATTCCTTGCAGCGATACCGGATGAGAATTCATCGGAATTACTTTTACACGCTTCGAGTAGTTTTGGAATTGGGGCTTCATTTACCAAGGGGACAAATGCTGTACGCATTGGAGCGCTTCAGTATGCCATTCCGGAGGGAGAGCTCGTCAAGTTGCTTCATTTGGAAACTGTGGCGACGTTCTACGGCTTCGTTACGGGTATTAAATGGGTTCCTAAAGGATGCCGTATCGGCTATGACCAGACCTATCAACTTAAACGAGATACAAAAATTGCCCTCATTTCGCTTGGGTACGTCGATGGCGTGGCTGTCCAGTTGTCGAACCGCGGACATGTCGATATCAACGGGTGGCGTTGTCCCATTGTTGGACGCATATCGATGGATCAAGCGATGGTCGATGTAACGGATGGCGTAAAGATTCAAATCGGTGATCAGGCGATTTTCTTCGGAAAAGGCGGCCCGACACTGGACGAATTCGCAGCAGATGCCGACCTGCCGACACGCCTTTGTCTTTGCCAGATTTCCGACCGCGTTACGCGGTGTTACGTGTAG